A part of Vallitalea pronyensis genomic DNA contains:
- a CDS encoding DNA polymerase Y family protein, producing the protein MSRIILHIDANAAYLSWEAAYRLQHGEKIDLRTIPSIVGGSEKSRHGIVLAKSIPAKKYGIKTGEPVRDAFSKCPNLVSVPPRYNIYMNCSNAMVEIFKEYTDKVQRYSIDECFLDMTHSLHLFSHDPVKVAHEIKDRIKKELGFTVNVGIGVNKLQAKVASDFKKPDMVHTLYPHEIEKKMWPLPVGDLFMVGMATKPKLFKLGIYTIGDLANTEKDLIHSHLKSHGLMIWHYANGIDYSDVRKSNYEFIKGIGNGTTTHFDVDNKNEAYKVLLALTESVAMRLRAAKMSTQLVTVGIKTNEFRSSSHQRKLGYCTDTTYEIYEEVKRLFDDLWDGETPLRKLRVRVSELTGNDFLQMSLFDINNREKLQNADLCIDAIRKRFGSKSVIRASFLYSGISPIQGGMPEDDYPLMSSIL; encoded by the coding sequence TTGAGTAGAATAATTCTGCACATTGATGCAAATGCCGCTTATTTAAGTTGGGAAGCTGCATATCGGTTACAACATGGAGAAAAAATTGATTTACGTACAATACCAAGTATTGTAGGGGGAAGTGAAAAAAGTAGACATGGCATCGTTTTAGCTAAATCAATACCGGCAAAAAAATATGGGATAAAAACAGGAGAACCCGTAAGAGATGCCTTTAGTAAATGCCCTAATTTAGTAAGTGTTCCGCCTAGATACAATATTTACATGAACTGTAGTAATGCAATGGTTGAAATATTTAAAGAGTATACGGATAAAGTACAAAGATACAGCATTGATGAATGTTTTTTAGATATGACCCATTCACTTCACTTGTTCAGCCATGACCCTGTTAAAGTTGCACATGAAATAAAAGACAGGATTAAAAAGGAGCTTGGCTTTACGGTTAATGTAGGTATTGGAGTTAATAAATTACAAGCCAAGGTTGCAAGTGATTTTAAAAAGCCTGATATGGTTCACACCCTATATCCACATGAAATTGAAAAAAAGATGTGGCCTCTACCAGTAGGGGATTTATTTATGGTAGGCATGGCTACTAAGCCAAAACTTTTCAAACTGGGTATTTATACCATAGGCGATTTAGCGAATACAGAAAAGGATTTAATTCATTCTCATCTTAAGAGTCATGGGTTAATGATCTGGCACTATGCCAATGGTATAGATTATTCGGATGTGAGAAAAAGTAACTATGAATTTATTAAAGGCATTGGAAACGGAACAACAACACACTTTGATGTGGATAATAAAAATGAAGCTTATAAGGTGCTATTAGCCTTAACAGAAAGCGTTGCAATGCGATTAAGGGCTGCAAAAATGAGTACTCAGCTTGTTACGGTTGGGATAAAGACGAATGAATTTAGAAGTTCATCGCATCAAAGAAAGTTAGGTTATTGTACTGACACAACTTATGAAATATATGAAGAAGTTAAGAGGTTATTTGATGATTTATGGGATGGAGAAACGCCTCTAAGAAAATTAAGAGTGAGAGTTTCAGAATTAACAGGTAACGATTTTTTACAGATGTCATTGTTTGATATTAACAATAGAGAAAAACTTCAAAATGCTGATTTGTGCATAGATGCTATTAGAAAACGATTTGGTTCAAAGTCTGTTATAAGGGCTTCCTTTCTTTATAGTGGTATATCACCAATTCAAGGGGGAATGCCAGAAGATGACTACCCGTTAATGTCTAGTATTTTGTAA